Genomic segment of Paenibacillus sp. FSL R5-0623:
CAGTTAATTCTGTGGTTCATGGGGATCTGGAACGATTATCTCGCACCGATTATCTATCTGAATTCACCGGAGAAGCAGACGCTGCAGCTGGTCATTGCCAACTTCAATGCCACGTATGCAATTCAGACGGATTATCCACTTATTATGGCAGCGTCGATTGTGGCTCTGTTACCGGTATTAATCATCTTCCTGATCTTCCAGAAACAGATTATTGAATCGGTTGCCATTTCGGGAGTGAAGGGATGAATCAGCGGAAGAGATTCCGAGGGTGGACATTTTCGAAGAGAGGGGTTGTTGCTTCCATGTTGCTGTTGTTGATCACTGGAGCTACGGGCTGTACTGGAGAAGGGGCAGAAGAAACGGTTCCCCGTCCGGTCTTTCCTGAAGCCCCCCAAGATACTCAGCTGTATGACACTTCCATTTTGGACGATGAATCACGCTGGACGGTGAACAATGCGCATGATCCGGCCATTATGAAAACAGACCAGGGATACTACGTCTATTCCACAGACGTTCGTGTAGCAGGGGAAGCGAAACCCGGCGTCATGGTACGCAAATCGGATGATCTGATCCACTGGAACTGGGTAGGTCAGGCTCTACCCGGGATTCCGCAAGAAGCGCTGGACTGGACAGGTGCGGTCAATCTGTGGGCACCGGATGTGATTCAGGCTGGTGATACCTATCGGATGTATTATTCGGCTTCTTCTTTTGGCAGTACCCAGTCGGCTATTGGTCTTCAGACATCCCCTTCTCCCGAAGGTCCATGGACAGATGAAGGACTGGTTGTGAAAACTACTGCGAATGAACAGGACAAATTAAATGCCATTGATGCCAATCCCATCGTAGATGCCGAAGGCAATTCGTGGATGGTATATGGTTCATTCTTTGACGGCATTTATATTGCGCCACTCGACCCCGACACCGGGAAATTCAAGGACGAGGGTTATGGTACTCGCATTGCTGCTCGGGATCGTGCAACTGAAGAGGGTGCAGTGGAAGGTCCCTACATTGTGTATAACCCGGAGTTCAAAAAGTATTATCTGTTTGTCTCCTATGATTCCTTATTCGAGGACTATAACGTGAGGGTTGCGCGTGCTGATTCAATCACAGGCCCGTACACGGACATAAACGGCAATAACATGCTGGATACGGAGCATCTGCCTCAATATGAGATCGGCACCAAAATTCTGGGGGGTTATCGCTTCACAGAAGGCGAGGGCTGGGTTGCACCCGGACATAACTCCATTTTGAAGGACGGAGACGATTATTACATCGTGCATCATGCACGGGGTGAGACGGATAAAAACTGGCCATATCTGCATGTACGCAAAATGTTATGGACGAAGGACGGCTGGCCTGTGGTTTCACCTGAACGTTACGCCGGTGAGACTGCACAGGATATTCCGAAATCCATGATTGCCGGGGAGTGGGAAGGCATGGCGCTTGATCCGTCCGTGGACGGGCAGATTCAGGCAGTGCCTTATACCCTAACAAGCAACGGTAAAATTAAAAGCGAAAAAGGTTCAGGAACCTGGACATTTGATGGCCAACAAACATTGACACTGAAGTGGAAAGAAAGCCCATGGGGCGGAGCCTCCACGGAAGAGTTGCGACTGCTCCCGTCCTGGGACTGGGAGCGAAGCCAGCCCGCGCTGGTGGTGACTGGCCTCAATGACCACGGCATCGCGGTCTGGGGCAAGCAGATCAGCGCAGCGGAGTAAGGGGGCGACCAGCTAGCGCGGTAAGAGCGAGCTGCCGCTCTAAGGGTGCACAAACAGTGAGGGGGAGGAAGGAGGCGCAGGAGTGAGTTTGGCATCCGATTTCAACCGCCAGGAGCGGTGAAAAAAGAAATCGGAGGACAAGAGAGCACCAAGGACCTACCACCCCCGAACGCCCGCTGTGCATGTAAGCTGTCCTGTTAAGGCGCGTTAACGCAGAGAGACGCTTAAGATTCAGCTGTGCTGGCCTATGTCTGAGGCCAATCATGCACTAAATATGGGGAGAGTCGACCAAGCAAGGCGGTCGACCCCCTAAGACCGAGCCACACAATGGCTCGAAGTGAGGTTGTAATCCAGCGAGTGCGGTAAGAGCGAGCTGCCGCTCCAAGGGTGCACAAGCAGTGAGGGGGAGGAAGGGGGCGCAGGAGTGAGTTTGGCATCCGATTTCAACCGCCAAGAGCGGTGGAAAGAGAAATCGGAGGACAAGAGAGCACCAAGGCCCTGCCACCCCCGAACGTCCGCTGTGTATGCAAGCTGTCCTATTAAGCTGCGCTAACGCAGAGAGACGCTTAAGATTCATCTGTGCTGGCCTATGTCTGAGGCCAATCATGCACTAAATATGGGGAGAGTCGACCAAGCAAGGCGGTCAACCCCATAAGACCGAGCCACCAAAAAGGCTCGAAGTGAGGTTGTAACCCAGCGAGCGCGGTAAGAGCGAGCTACCGCTCCGAGGGTGCACAAGCAGTGAGGGGGAGGAAGGAGCCGCAGGAGTGAGTTTGGCATCCGATTTCAACCGCCAAGAGCGGTGGAAAGAGAAATCGGAGGACAAGAGAGCACCAAGGCCCTGCCACCCCCGAACGTCCGCTGTGCACCACCCCAAAAAGGTTTTCGCTTTTTCGAAATTGGGTTACATTCCCCAACTTC
This window contains:
- a CDS encoding arabinan endo-1,5-alpha-L-arabinosidase, with translation MLLLLITGATGCTGEGAEETVPRPVFPEAPQDTQLYDTSILDDESRWTVNNAHDPAIMKTDQGYYVYSTDVRVAGEAKPGVMVRKSDDLIHWNWVGQALPGIPQEALDWTGAVNLWAPDVIQAGDTYRMYYSASSFGSTQSAIGLQTSPSPEGPWTDEGLVVKTTANEQDKLNAIDANPIVDAEGNSWMVYGSFFDGIYIAPLDPDTGKFKDEGYGTRIAARDRATEEGAVEGPYIVYNPEFKKYYLFVSYDSLFEDYNVRVARADSITGPYTDINGNNMLDTEHLPQYEIGTKILGGYRFTEGEGWVAPGHNSILKDGDDYYIVHHARGETDKNWPYLHVRKMLWTKDGWPVVSPERYAGETAQDIPKSMIAGEWEGMALDPSVDGQIQAVPYTLTSNGKIKSEKGSGTWTFDGQQTLTLKWKESPWGGASTEELRLLPSWDWERSQPALVVTGLNDHGIAVWGKQISAAE